The following proteins come from a genomic window of Varunaivibrio sulfuroxidans:
- a CDS encoding heavy metal translocating P-type ATPase, with protein MSQRAVEHTDHTHPPIPAPLSGAACCGGGSAGDCRTDGPADAPRYRHAFKVQGLDCAEEVAALRRVVGPLVGGDDRLAFDVLNGRMMLLEAAKPVSAEEVREAVRKTGMSAVEWRGDDEETKRASERRHRMQSWFTGLSGLSVLAGLGLHVWLAGGFAEALRLFADHDGQAMPLPEVVAYALAIIFGARYVVVKAWYAARALRPDMNLLMVIAVMGAAGIGEWFEAATVSFLFALSLLLESWSVARARRAIAGLLDLAPPVVRLNLGAGEEREVPAAEAPVGSRFIVKPGERIALDGRIVSGVSTVNQAPITGESVPVLKEPGGEIFAGTINGEGALEAESTKAAEDTTLARIIRLIEEAHSRRASAEQWVEKFARIYTPTVIVLAVAVFLIPPLVFGGAWNDWFYRALVLLVIACPCALVISTPVSIVSALAASARQGVLIKGGAYIEQPAHLKAIAFDKTGTLTRGQPAVVGVVPFNGHTERELLERAAALEARSTHPLARAIVDYAEKIGVEANPAERVQVLLGKGLTGRIGDEAFWLGSHRYLLERGQATAGVGERAKTLARAGRTVVAIGNEAHVCGLIAIADTLRPVARDAIEALRNCGIAHLIMLTGDNRATADAIAREVGLDEVRAELLPEDKVAVVEDLVSKYGAVAMVGDGVNDAPAMARASFGIAMGAIGSDAAIETADIALMTDDLSKLPWLVRHSRRTIAIIRENIGFSLGVKVVFVVLAFTGFATLWSAIAADVGVSLLVVANALRLLRTR; from the coding sequence ATGTCTCAGCGCGCCGTAGAACACACCGATCATACACACCCACCTATCCCCGCCCCCCTAAGTGGAGCCGCCTGTTGCGGCGGCGGATCGGCGGGCGATTGCAGAACGGATGGACCGGCCGACGCGCCCCGCTACCGCCACGCGTTCAAGGTGCAAGGTTTGGACTGCGCCGAGGAGGTCGCGGCCCTGCGCCGCGTGGTCGGCCCGCTTGTCGGCGGGGACGACCGGCTCGCCTTCGACGTCCTGAACGGGCGCATGATGCTGCTTGAAGCTGCAAAGCCGGTGTCCGCCGAAGAGGTCCGCGAAGCCGTGCGCAAGACCGGCATGAGCGCCGTGGAGTGGCGCGGGGACGACGAAGAAACTAAGCGGGCGAGCGAACGGCGTCATCGCATGCAATCTTGGTTCACGGGACTTAGTGGACTCTCGGTACTCGCCGGGCTGGGCCTGCATGTCTGGCTGGCCGGTGGTTTTGCGGAAGCCCTGCGGCTCTTCGCCGATCACGACGGGCAGGCGATGCCGCTGCCCGAGGTCGTCGCCTACGCCCTCGCCATCATCTTCGGCGCGCGCTACGTGGTCGTGAAGGCCTGGTATGCGGCCCGGGCGCTGCGGCCGGACATGAACCTGCTGATGGTGATCGCGGTCATGGGCGCGGCCGGGATCGGTGAGTGGTTCGAGGCGGCGACCGTCAGTTTTCTATTCGCCCTGTCACTGCTCTTGGAGAGCTGGAGCGTGGCTCGCGCCCGGCGCGCCATCGCTGGGCTTCTCGACCTTGCACCGCCGGTCGTGCGTTTGAATCTCGGCGCCGGCGAGGAGAGAGAGGTCCCGGCGGCCGAGGCGCCGGTCGGATCGCGCTTCATCGTCAAGCCGGGCGAGAGGATCGCCCTTGACGGTCGGATCGTCTCGGGCGTGAGTACCGTTAACCAGGCGCCGATCACGGGGGAAAGCGTCCCGGTTCTCAAGGAGCCTGGCGGAGAAATCTTTGCCGGTACGATCAACGGCGAGGGGGCGCTGGAGGCCGAGAGCACCAAGGCCGCCGAGGACACGACGCTGGCGCGCATCATCCGCCTCATCGAGGAGGCCCATAGCCGCCGCGCCAGTGCCGAGCAATGGGTCGAGAAATTCGCCCGGATCTACACGCCCACGGTCATCGTACTGGCGGTCGCTGTGTTTTTGATCCCGCCTCTCGTGTTCGGCGGCGCGTGGAACGACTGGTTTTACCGCGCGCTTGTCCTGCTCGTGATCGCCTGCCCCTGCGCCCTGGTGATCTCCACGCCGGTCAGCATCGTCTCGGCGCTGGCGGCCTCCGCGCGCCAGGGCGTACTCATCAAAGGCGGCGCCTACATCGAACAACCGGCTCACCTCAAGGCCATCGCCTTCGATAAGACCGGCACGCTGACGCGCGGGCAGCCGGCGGTGGTCGGCGTGGTTCCGTTTAACGGGCATACGGAGCGGGAGCTTCTGGAGCGGGCCGCCGCTCTGGAGGCGCGCAGTACGCACCCGCTGGCGCGGGCGATTGTCGATTACGCCGAAAAAATCGGGGTAGAGGCGAATCCCGCCGAGAGGGTTCAAGTCTTGCTCGGCAAGGGGCTCACCGGTCGAATTGGGGACGAGGCGTTCTGGCTTGGTTCACACCGCTATCTTCTCGAGCGCGGCCAGGCGACGGCAGGGGTCGGCGAGCGGGCCAAAACGCTCGCGCGTGCGGGACGCACGGTCGTGGCGATCGGTAATGAGGCGCATGTCTGCGGCTTGATCGCCATCGCCGATACGCTCCGTCCGGTCGCCCGCGATGCGATCGAGGCGCTTAGAAACTGTGGGATTGCTCACCTGATCATGTTGACCGGAGACAATCGCGCAACCGCCGACGCGATCGCGCGCGAAGTCGGCCTCGACGAGGTCCGCGCCGAACTGCTTCCCGAGGACAAGGTCGCGGTTGTGGAAGATCTCGTCTCGAAATACGGCGCGGTCGCCATGGTTGGGGACGGCGTCAACGACGCCCCGGCGATGGCGCGGGCGAGCTTCGGGATCGCCATGGGCGCCATCGGCAGCGACGCGGCTATCGAGACCGCCGACATCGCGCTTATGACCGACGATTTGTCAAAATTGCCGTGGCTCGTCCGCCATTCCAGGCGGACGATCGCCATCATCCGCGAGAACATCGGCTTCTCGCTGGGCGTCAAGGTGGTCTTCGTCGTCCTGGCCTTCACCGGATTCGCCACGTTGTGGAGTGCGATCGCCGCGGATGTCGGGGTGTCTCTTCTCGTCGTGGCGAACGCGTTGCGCCTTTTAAGAACGCGTTGA
- a CDS encoding MerR family transcriptional regulator, producing MLNDDMTIGRLARETGCKAPTIRYYEEIGLMPQPFRTDGNQRRYGSRHLGRLTFIRHGRELGFSLDAIREFLSLADNPEQPCEAADRIARAQLEAVESRIARLNALKVELKRMIAQCKGKRISECRIIEVLADHGECLHEDHAKSV from the coding sequence ATGCTGAACGACGACATGACGATCGGGCGCTTGGCGCGTGAAACGGGCTGCAAGGCGCCGACTATCCGCTATTACGAAGAAATCGGCTTGATGCCCCAGCCGTTTCGTACGGACGGAAACCAGAGGCGTTACGGATCACGTCACTTGGGGCGGTTGACCTTCATACGGCATGGCCGGGAGCTGGGCTTCTCATTGGATGCGATCAGAGAGTTCCTCAGCCTCGCGGACAATCCGGAGCAGCCCTGCGAGGCGGCGGACCGAATCGCGCGCGCGCAGCTTGAGGCCGTCGAGAGCCGAATCGCCCGGTTAAATGCGCTGAAGGTTGAACTCAAACGGATGATCGCGCAGTGCAAAGGAAAACGCATCTCCGAATGTCGTATCATAGAGGTCCTGGCCGACCATGGCGAATGCCTGCACGAAGACCATGCCAAATCCGTGTGA
- a CDS encoding dienelactone hydrolase family protein, whose protein sequence is MRDVTRRRVVQGLAAGMPLAAVLSDPLLAKAAGESLESVAVTTVRGRRVKGALALPSASRAPAVLLVHEWWGLNDQIKSVARELANLGYVALALDLYGGVVATTPDEARAAMQALNEDDAKDTVAAWTTWLSGEAPQSNGKIGTVGWCLGGGWSLMASILRPVDATVVYYGKVDRPAEQLARLKGPVLGHFAKQDKWINAEMVGKFEATMKEVGKPYTDYWYDANHAFANPTGNSYAAGPAALAWRRTTAFFEENLK, encoded by the coding sequence ATGCGTGATGTGACACGACGCCGTGTGGTTCAAGGATTGGCCGCCGGGATGCCGCTGGCGGCGGTGCTCTCCGATCCCCTGTTGGCCAAGGCGGCGGGCGAGAGCCTTGAGAGCGTCGCCGTCACCACGGTGCGTGGGCGGCGCGTCAAGGGCGCGTTGGCGCTTCCCTCGGCGTCCCGCGCCCCGGCGGTGTTGTTGGTGCACGAATGGTGGGGGCTGAACGATCAGATTAAATCGGTGGCCCGCGAATTGGCCAACTTGGGCTACGTCGCGCTGGCGCTGGATCTGTATGGCGGTGTCGTGGCGACGACGCCCGACGAGGCGCGCGCCGCGATGCAGGCGCTTAACGAGGACGACGCCAAGGACACCGTCGCCGCCTGGACGACGTGGTTGAGTGGGGAAGCCCCGCAAAGCAACGGCAAGATCGGCACGGTGGGCTGGTGCCTGGGCGGGGGATGGTCGCTGATGGCCTCGATCCTGCGTCCGGTGGACGCCACGGTGGTCTATTACGGCAAGGTCGATCGCCCGGCGGAGCAACTGGCGCGCCTGAAAGGCCCCGTGCTCGGCCACTTCGCCAAGCAGGACAAGTGGATCAACGCCGAAATGGTCGGCAAGTTCGAGGCGACGATGAAAGAGGTGGGCAAACCCTACACCGATTATTGGTACGACGCCAACCACGCCTTCGCCAATCCTACCGGCAACAGCTACGCCGCCGGCCCCGCCGCCCTGGCTTGGCGGCGCACCACGGCGTTTTTCGAGGAAAACCTGAAATAA
- the rpmB gene encoding 50S ribosomal protein L28 has product MARRCALTGKGVQTGNNVSHAHNRTRRRFLPNLQVSSLMSESLGATVRLRLCAHTLRSIEHNGGLDGYLLGTSNLKLSDEALKIKRRIKRAQVKAAA; this is encoded by the coding sequence ATGGCAAGACGTTGCGCCCTGACCGGCAAAGGCGTTCAGACGGGTAACAACGTGAGCCACGCTCACAACAGGACCCGTCGCCGTTTCCTGCCCAATTTGCAAGTCTCCTCGCTGATGAGCGAAAGCCTCGGTGCGACGGTGCGTCTTCGTCTGTGTGCGCACACCTTGCGCAGCATCGAACACAATGGCGGGCTGGACGGCTATTTGTTGGGAACGTCCAACCTGAAATTGAGCGACGAAGCGCTTAAAATCAAACGGCGGATCAAGCGGGCGCAAGTCAAGGCCGCCGCGTAA
- a CDS encoding NADP-dependent isocitrate dehydrogenase — MAKIKVANPVVELDGDEMTRIIWAFIKDKLILPYLDIDLKYYDLGIESRDKTDDRITIDAAEAIKKYRVGVKCATITPDEARVDEFGLKSMWRSPNGTIRNIIGGTVFRKPIICKNVPRLVPGWTKPIVIGRHAFGDQYRATDFVVPGKGKLTLKFVPEDGGEAIEREVFDFPGGGVAMAMYNLDESIRGFARSCLNYGLSVGWSVYLSTKNTILKAYDGRFKDLFQEVFDAEFKDRFAAKGIVYEHRLIDDMVASALKWDGGFVWACKNYDGDVQSDTVAQGFGSLGLMTSVLLTPDGETVEAEAAHGTVTRHYRQHQQGKETSTNPIASIFAWTQGLAYRGRFDGTQDVVDFAEALEKVCVQTVEAGCMTKDLALLIGPDQHWMTTQQFLAKLDENLQKEMK; from the coding sequence ATGGCCAAAATTAAGGTTGCCAATCCCGTCGTCGAGCTTGACGGCGACGAAATGACTCGGATTATTTGGGCGTTCATCAAAGACAAGTTGATCCTGCCCTATCTCGATATTGATTTGAAATATTACGACCTCGGCATCGAAAGTCGCGACAAGACGGACGACCGGATCACCATCGACGCCGCCGAGGCGATTAAAAAATATCGTGTCGGCGTGAAATGCGCGACGATTACTCCCGACGAGGCGCGGGTCGATGAATTCGGCCTGAAAAGCATGTGGCGTTCGCCCAACGGGACGATACGCAACATCATCGGCGGCACCGTGTTTCGCAAGCCGATCATCTGCAAGAACGTGCCGCGTTTGGTGCCGGGCTGGACCAAGCCGATCGTGATCGGTCGCCACGCTTTTGGCGATCAGTACCGCGCCACCGACTTCGTCGTTCCCGGCAAGGGGAAACTCACCTTGAAGTTCGTTCCCGAGGACGGCGGCGAGGCGATCGAACGTGAAGTTTTCGATTTTCCGGGCGGCGGCGTCGCGATGGCGATGTACAACTTGGATGAAAGTATTCGCGGCTTCGCGCGCTCGTGCCTGAATTACGGCCTCAGCGTCGGTTGGTCGGTCTATCTTTCGACCAAGAACACCATCCTCAAGGCTTACGATGGTCGCTTCAAGGACCTGTTCCAAGAGGTCTTCGACGCGGAATTCAAGGATCGTTTCGCGGCCAAGGGCATCGTTTACGAACACCGTTTGATCGACGACATGGTGGCCTCGGCGCTGAAGTGGGATGGCGGTTTCGTCTGGGCGTGCAAGAATTACGACGGTGACGTTCAATCCGACACGGTGGCCCAGGGCTTCGGCTCGTTGGGGCTGATGACCTCGGTTCTGCTCACGCCCGACGGTGAAACGGTCGAGGCGGAAGCCGCCCACGGCACCGTGACCCGCCATTATCGCCAGCACCAGCAAGGCAAGGAAACCTCGACCAATCCGATCGCCTCGATCTTCGCCTGGACCCAGGGGTTGGCCTATCGCGGCCGTTTCGACGGTACGCAGGATGTCGTCGATTTCGCCGAGGCGTTGGAAAAGGTTTGTGTTCAAACCGTCGAAGCGGGTTGCATGACCAAGGACTTGGCGCTTTTGATCGGTCCCGACCAACACTGGATGACGACCCAGCAGTTCCTCGCCAAACTCGACGAGAACCTGCAAAAGGAAATGAAGTAG
- a CDS encoding LOG family protein, producing MTTISSLCVFCGSKTGQNPAYALAAEKLAAMLCARGVRLVYGGGGIGIMGCLTAAVLQGGGKVTGVIPEFLLQYEVGNPDVDELIVVESMHERKRTMFERADGFVIMPGGLGTLDETFEILTWKQLQLHKKPIVLVNVEGYWDPFASMIDAIIDAGFAHPAAKELISIVDGVDDIFDVMARQPEPKKIVLTDHL from the coding sequence ATGACGACGATATCATCGCTATGTGTTTTTTGTGGATCGAAGACGGGACAAAACCCAGCTTACGCGCTGGCCGCCGAAAAATTGGCGGCGATGCTGTGCGCGCGCGGCGTGCGTCTGGTTTATGGCGGCGGCGGAATTGGCATCATGGGGTGTTTGACCGCGGCGGTCTTGCAAGGCGGCGGTAAGGTGACCGGAGTCATCCCCGAATTCTTGTTGCAGTACGAGGTCGGCAACCCCGATGTCGATGAATTGATTGTCGTCGAAAGCATGCACGAGAGAAAACGCACCATGTTCGAGCGCGCCGACGGCTTCGTCATCATGCCGGGCGGTTTGGGCACGTTGGACGAAACGTTCGAAATTTTGACGTGGAAACAACTGCAACTGCATAAAAAGCCGATCGTCCTGGTCAACGTGGAGGGTTATTGGGATCCTTTTGCGTCGATGATCGACGCCATCATCGACGCCGGCTTCGCCCATCCCGCGGCGAAAGAATTGATCAGCATCGTCGATGGGGTGGACGATATTTTCGACGTTATGGCGCGCCAGCCCGAGCCGAAAAAAATCGTTCTCACCGACCATCTTTGA
- a CDS encoding c-type cytochrome, whose protein sequence is MKIRIVTFAILAVSALSIGAATFARADDAGEIAYRKAVMSSIGGHMAAMATIIKKAGGQPADLAVHADGIAALSKIAGHIFPEGSEFGDTAALPAIWDKPDEFKKALSAFQTAAAHLSKVADGGDMQAFGPAFGGLAKACKGCHENFREKKQ, encoded by the coding sequence ATGAAAATACGCATCGTCACCTTCGCCATTCTCGCCGTATCCGCCCTCAGCATCGGCGCGGCGACCTTCGCCCGGGCCGACGACGCCGGAGAAATCGCATATCGCAAAGCCGTCATGTCATCCATCGGAGGGCATATGGCGGCGATGGCGACGATCATCAAAAAAGCCGGAGGCCAACCCGCCGACCTCGCGGTACACGCCGACGGCATCGCCGCGCTGTCGAAAATCGCCGGGCACATTTTTCCCGAAGGCTCCGAGTTTGGCGACACCGCCGCCCTGCCCGCGATCTGGGACAAGCCCGATGAATTCAAAAAGGCCCTGAGCGCCTTCCAGACCGCCGCCGCCCATCTGTCGAAAGTCGCCGACGGTGGCGATATGCAAGCTTTCGGCCCCGCTTTCGGCGGTCTGGCCAAAGCCTGTAAGGGATGCCACGAAAACTTCCGCGAGAAGAAGCAATAA
- a CDS encoding cytochrome c, translated as MRVFPRAARRRTVVSRVAGIFILAASTYGLVLDAVAQDPEPAFAGAPGATAAARGRYLAAAAGCEGCHTDKASHGAPFAGGRAFKTPYGTFYSPNITPDPAHGIGAWSQTDLVRALRQGIGPKGRHFYPVFPYPAFTLMTTRDMADIYAYLRSLAPQPRKNRPHDLKFLYTFRSAMFFWNALYLHKGPMAADPGHDARWNRGAYLARALGHCDACHTPRNALGGKNEAMAYAGTKSNPEGVAVPNITSDHKTGIGKWSAGDLKMLFQIGMLPDGDFVGGVMAEVVTRETSKLSGPDLDALIAYVKSIPAIKNTISKTKKPSADSANSWQ; from the coding sequence ATGCGCGTTTTTCCTCGCGCCGCTCGGCGGCGGACAGTGGTTTCCCGTGTGGCCGGAATTTTTATTTTGGCCGCGTCCACCTATGGCCTTGTTCTTGACGCGGTCGCCCAAGACCCCGAGCCGGCCTTTGCCGGCGCGCCGGGGGCGACGGCCGCGGCGCGCGGGCGCTATCTCGCCGCCGCCGCGGGCTGCGAAGGCTGTCACACCGACAAGGCCTCCCATGGGGCGCCCTTTGCCGGGGGGCGCGCCTTTAAGACGCCCTACGGAACGTTTTACAGCCCCAACATCACCCCGGACCCCGCGCACGGCATCGGCGCCTGGTCGCAAACCGATCTTGTTCGCGCTCTACGCCAGGGGATCGGCCCGAAGGGTCGGCATTTCTATCCGGTGTTCCCCTACCCCGCGTTCACCTTGATGACGACGCGAGACATGGCCGATATCTACGCTTACCTGCGCAGCCTCGCCCCGCAACCGCGAAAAAACCGTCCCCACGATCTCAAATTCCTCTACACCTTCCGCTCGGCGATGTTTTTTTGGAACGCCTTATACCTACACAAAGGCCCGATGGCGGCCGACCCCGGCCATGACGCCCGCTGGAATCGCGGCGCGTACCTCGCCCGCGCCCTCGGCCATTGCGACGCGTGCCACACCCCCAGAAACGCCCTCGGCGGCAAGAACGAGGCGATGGCCTACGCCGGGACGAAAAGCAATCCCGAGGGCGTCGCCGTGCCCAATATCACCAGCGACCACAAAACGGGCATCGGCAAATGGAGCGCCGGCGACCTAAAGATGCTGTTCCAAATCGGCATGTTGCCCGACGGCGACTTCGTCGGCGGCGTGATGGCGGAAGTCGTCACCCGCGAAACATCGAAGTTGAGCGGCCCCGATCTTGACGCCCTGATCGCCTATGTAAAGAGCATTCCGGCGATTAAAAACACCATTTCCAAGACGAAAAAACCGTCCGCCGACAGCGCAAATTCCTGGCAATAG
- a CDS encoding LysM peptidoglycan-binding domain-containing protein, whose product MNKPLWVAVAGVTVIAIAIGINFALWRAEQSDVVPPRAPDQQTSSATTTPQVRVHGPTFDVVRVNPKGDAVIAGRAAPGSTVVILDGNTEIGRVVADDHGEWVYVPGKPLSPGKRELGLRMEIPGKKPVLSDQVVMLMVPERSKDLAGKDARGSQALALMMPRNGQGPSTILQKPVGPAAIPSPLGLDAVEYADKGTDKTIALSGVGDTPGNDIVITGHAPANATVNVYLDNTFIGQVHADANGVWRLKPTKPVKPGMYTLRIDQVDAKGKVLARMEFPFSRTQTDTRALKPGSFVVVQPGNSLWRLARRTYGEGVLYSTIYQANTDQIKDPNLIYPGQVFTLPETR is encoded by the coding sequence TTGAATAAACCTTTGTGGGTCGCAGTCGCGGGCGTCACCGTGATCGCCATCGCAATCGGCATCAATTTCGCCCTTTGGCGGGCCGAACAGTCCGATGTCGTCCCTCCCCGCGCCCCAGACCAACAAACGTCAAGCGCCACGACGACCCCCCAGGTCCGCGTGCACGGGCCGACCTTCGATGTCGTGCGGGTCAACCCCAAGGGCGACGCGGTGATCGCCGGACGCGCGGCGCCCGGATCGACGGTAGTCATCCTCGACGGAAACACGGAAATCGGACGCGTCGTCGCCGACGACCACGGCGAATGGGTCTACGTTCCCGGCAAACCGCTGTCTCCCGGCAAGCGCGAATTGGGCTTACGCATGGAAATCCCAGGCAAGAAGCCCGTGCTCTCCGACCAGGTCGTGATGTTGATGGTGCCCGAACGCAGCAAAGATCTGGCGGGAAAGGACGCCCGTGGATCGCAGGCCCTGGCCCTGATGATGCCCAGAAACGGTCAAGGACCCAGCACAATTTTGCAAAAACCCGTGGGGCCGGCGGCGATCCCCTCACCCTTGGGCCTGGACGCGGTGGAATACGCCGACAAGGGAACGGATAAAACGATTGCGCTCAGCGGCGTCGGCGACACCCCGGGAAACGACATCGTCATTACCGGACACGCCCCCGCAAACGCCACGGTCAATGTCTATCTGGACAATACCTTTATCGGTCAGGTTCATGCCGACGCCAACGGCGTTTGGCGCCTTAAACCCACGAAACCTGTCAAGCCGGGGATGTACACGCTGCGCATCGATCAGGTCGACGCCAAAGGCAAGGTCCTGGCGCGGATGGAATTTCCGTTTTCGCGCACCCAGACCGACACCCGTGCGTTGAAGCCCGGATCGTTCGTCGTCGTCCAGCCGGGCAACAGCCTATGGCGGTTGGCGCGCAGAACCTATGGCGAGGGCGTTTTGTATTCGACGATTTATCAGGCCAACACCGATCAAATCAAGGACCCGAACCTGATTTACCCCGGCCAGGTTTTCACTTTGCCTGAAACCCGGTAG
- a CDS encoding phosphatidylserine decarboxylase — protein sequence MIHDKGTEHVIPGDPLRSVLIPINREGWPFILLFAVISLGLGLIAAPLGWLGAILTLWCVYFFRDPERVTPIRDGLIISPADGVVQLIDVATPPPELEVGDSPRPRVCIFMNVFNVHVNRAPAGGVITKIAYRPGKFLNASFDKASVDNERQSLAMRTDDGADIIFVQIAGLVARRIVCQVEEGQSIKAGQRFGLIRFGSRVDVYLPEGTSPMVCPGQIAVAGETIIADLTTSEAPREGDVR from the coding sequence ATGATACATGATAAAGGAACCGAACACGTGATTCCCGGCGACCCCCTCAGGAGTGTTCTTATCCCAATCAACCGGGAAGGTTGGCCCTTCATCCTTCTTTTCGCCGTTATTTCGCTTGGGCTTGGCTTGATCGCCGCTCCGCTCGGATGGTTGGGCGCGATCTTGACCCTGTGGTGCGTATATTTTTTTCGCGATCCCGAGCGGGTCACCCCGATTCGCGACGGTCTGATCATCTCACCCGCCGACGGCGTCGTTCAGTTGATCGACGTGGCCACGCCGCCGCCGGAATTGGAAGTGGGCGACAGCCCCCGACCACGGGTTTGCATTTTCATGAATGTCTTTAACGTCCACGTCAACCGCGCCCCGGCGGGGGGCGTCATCACCAAGATCGCCTATCGGCCGGGAAAATTTCTCAACGCCTCGTTCGACAAGGCCAGCGTCGATAACGAACGGCAAAGCCTGGCGATGCGCACCGACGATGGCGCCGACATTATCTTTGTTCAAATTGCCGGCCTTGTCGCCCGGCGCATTGTTTGTCAGGTCGAAGAAGGTCAAAGCATCAAAGCCGGACAACGTTTCGGACTGATCCGATTCGGCTCGCGGGTTGACGTCTATCTCCCCGAAGGGACCTCGCCGATGGTCTGCCCGGGTCAAATCGCCGTCGCCGGAGAAACCATCATCGCCGATTTGACCACAAGCGAAGCACCCCGCGAAGGCGACGTGCGATAA
- a CDS encoding CDP-alcohol phosphatidyltransferase family protein has translation MQRPRRARLSLNKMIPNMLTLIALSSGLTAIRFAYEARWEHAVLAILVAAVLDGLDGRIARLMKGTSRFGAELDSLSDFVCFGVAPPFMLYFWTLDALGRFGWLLVLAYAVSMVLRLARFNTAIDDAEAPAWATAFFTGVPAPAGAGLILLPMILSFQVGETVMRNPEFVAAFVVVVAALLVSRLPTYSLKKVKLTPSMILPVMLGVGITIASLMSVPWLTLSIILFAYLISFPFSYRTYRAMERRLGARARTGDAPNEGDDEDANDD, from the coding sequence GTGCAAAGACCACGCCGCGCCCGCCTCTCTCTTAATAAAATGATCCCCAACATGCTGACGCTGATCGCGCTCAGTTCCGGGCTGACCGCGATCCGCTTCGCCTACGAGGCGCGTTGGGAACACGCCGTGCTGGCGATCCTCGTCGCCGCCGTCCTGGACGGCCTGGACGGGCGCATCGCGCGCCTGATGAAAGGCACCAGCCGGTTCGGCGCGGAGCTCGATTCGTTGTCGGATTTTGTCTGTTTCGGAGTCGCGCCGCCGTTCATGCTCTATTTCTGGACCCTAGACGCCCTGGGCCGCTTCGGCTGGCTGTTGGTGCTGGCCTACGCCGTCAGCATGGTGCTGCGGCTGGCCCGTTTCAACACCGCGATCGACGACGCCGAAGCGCCGGCCTGGGCGACCGCATTTTTTACCGGCGTCCCCGCTCCGGCGGGCGCGGGTTTGATTCTGTTGCCGATGATCCTGTCGTTCCAGGTCGGCGAAACGGTGATGCGAAACCCCGAATTCGTGGCCGCCTTCGTCGTCGTCGTGGCCGCCTTGCTGGTGAGCCGTCTGCCGACCTATTCACTAAAAAAAGTCAAGCTGACGCCGTCGATGATCCTTCCCGTCATGCTCGGCGTCGGCATTACCATCGCGTCGCTGATGAGCGTACCCTGGCTCACGCTTTCGATCATCCTGTTCGCTTATCTGATCAGCTTCCCTTTCAGCTATCGCACGTACCGGGCGATGGAGCGCCGCCTTGGCGCACGCGCGCGAACGGGCGACGCGCCGAATGAAGGCGATGACGAGGACGCGAACGACGACTGA